In the Chromatiaceae bacterium genome, one interval contains:
- a CDS encoding phosphoribosyl-ATP diphosphatase, with protein sequence MNDTLDRLAAVLEQRKQADPDSSYVAKLYAKGLDAILKKIGEEATETVMAAKDGDPAKITYEVADLWFHCMVLLAQQGLRPADVLAELERRFGLSGLQEKASRTE encoded by the coding sequence ATGAACGACACGCTCGACAGGCTGGCGGCGGTGCTGGAACAGCGCAAGCAGGCCGACCCCGACAGTTCCTACGTCGCCAAGCTGTACGCCAAAGGGCTCGATGCGATCCTTAAGAAGATCGGCGAGGAGGCTACCGAGACGGTGATGGCGGCCAAAGACGGCGATCCGGCCAAGATTACCTACGAGGTCGCCGACCTGTGGTTCCATTGCATGGTCCTGCTGGCCCAGCAGGGACTCCGGCCAGCCGATGTACTGGCCGAGCTGGAACGCCGGTTCGGCCTGTCCGGTCTGCAGGAAAAGGCCAGTCGAACCGAGTAG
- the tatC gene encoding twin-arginine translocase subunit TatC → MSDNASLPEQPFISHLVELRDRLMRMALAVVVLLLVLFPFGNDIFHVLAQPVINALPEGNSMVATKVLSPFLTPLKLAFVAAVFLAMPYLLYQLWSFIAPGLYQHEKRLALPLLLSSILLFYLGSAFAYFVVLPILFPFLVGVTPEDVKVMPDIADFLDIAIRMFFAFGMAFEVPIATILLVMAGATTPERLGEKRPYVIVGSFVIGMLLTPPDVISQTLLALPMWLLFEIGLLFARAMAKRRAAPSGGDEEAVVDGQAGHAVAGATSAGVAGGEHTSDDEFDRIEAEFEELDRASRAEQASPDTQSDAPADGASDDYDEYSDSEDVNGPAEEPVRWTADDSADMLDEEDFPRRTATEALVDAKLEQVAALRATGADSEARRLLYEVLSEGDETQRKVALNILEQLDS, encoded by the coding sequence ATGAGTGATAACGCCTCGCTGCCCGAGCAGCCGTTCATAAGCCACCTTGTAGAGCTGCGCGATCGCCTGATGCGTATGGCATTGGCCGTGGTCGTGCTGCTGTTGGTGCTTTTCCCGTTCGGCAACGACATCTTCCACGTGCTTGCGCAGCCGGTGATCAATGCCTTGCCGGAAGGCAACTCGATGGTTGCCACGAAGGTGCTGTCGCCGTTCCTGACACCGCTGAAGCTCGCCTTCGTCGCGGCGGTGTTTCTGGCGATGCCCTACCTGCTTTATCAATTGTGGAGTTTCATTGCGCCGGGCCTTTATCAGCACGAGAAACGTCTTGCGCTGCCACTGTTGCTGTCGAGCATCCTGCTGTTCTATCTCGGTTCGGCGTTCGCCTACTTCGTGGTACTGCCGATCCTGTTTCCGTTCCTGGTCGGCGTAACGCCCGAAGACGTCAAGGTGATGCCTGACATCGCCGACTTCCTGGACATCGCAATCCGCATGTTCTTCGCTTTCGGCATGGCGTTCGAGGTGCCGATAGCGACCATCCTGCTGGTGATGGCCGGCGCGACCACGCCAGAACGTCTGGGTGAAAAGCGCCCCTACGTGATCGTCGGTTCCTTCGTGATCGGGATGTTGCTGACACCACCGGACGTGATCTCGCAGACGTTGCTGGCATTGCCGATGTGGCTGTTGTTCGAAATCGGACTGCTGTTCGCACGCGCCATGGCAAAGCGCCGCGCCGCGCCTTCCGGCGGCGACGAAGAGGCGGTGGTCGATGGACAGGCCGGGCACGCGGTTGCCGGCGCGACGTCGGCAGGCGTCGCAGGCGGCGAGCACACATCCGATGACGAGTTCGATCGTATCGAGGCCGAGTTCGAGGAGCTGGACCGCGCCTCCCGTGCCGAGCAGGCATCGCCGGATACCCAATCCGATGCGCCGGCCGACGGGGCGTCCGACGACTACGACGAGTATTCGGACAGTGAGGACGTGAACGGCCCGGCCGAGGAACCGGTACGATGGACCGCGGACGACTCCGCCGACATGCTCGACGAAGAGGATTTCCCGCGGCGCACTGCGACCGAGGCACTGGTCGATGCCAAGCTGGAACAGGTCGCGGCACTCCGTGCCACCGGCGCTGACAGCGAGGCGCGTCGCCTGTTGTACGAGGTTCTCAGCGAAGGCGACGAGACGCAGCGCAAGGTGGCGCTCAATATCCTCGAACAGTTGGACAGCTGA
- the tatA gene encoding Sec-independent protein translocase subunit TatA: MGIGGISIWQLLIILVIVLLLFGTKRLRNLGGDLGNAIKGFKKAMNDDDKKSNEPERLEKTDEKVIDSEATREKEKQ, encoded by the coding sequence ATGGGTATCGGTGGAATCAGTATCTGGCAGTTGCTCATCATCCTGGTGATCGTGCTGCTGTTGTTCGGCACCAAGCGCCTGCGCAATCTGGGCGGCGATCTTGGAAACGCGATCAAGGGCTTCAAGAAGGCGATGAACGATGATGACAAGAAGTCGAATGAGCCCGAACGCCTCGAGAAGACCGACGAAAAGGTGATCGACAGCGAGGCCACGCGCGAGAAGGAAAAGCAATAA
- a CDS encoding thioredoxin domain-containing protein, with protein MPRWLLLLISLYAGQVAALENQLAGHPSPYLAMHGADPVAWQDWGPAVVERARKEDKLLFVSSGYFSCHWCHVMQRESYRDPAIATLLNTHFIPVKLDRELHTALDTHLIDFLERTQGQAGWPLNVFLTPEGYPLIGATYLPAAQFRELLDRLQRAWRDERGKLRKLARRTSLQIALENISQQGESLPESALRQGLFAQAMGLADVLGGGFGEQNKFPMTPQLMALLELQQSAPRAELAEFLMLTLDRMADEGLRDHLAGGFFRYTVDPSWDTPHFEKMLYSQAMMAELYLRAADVFGREDYARIARDTLDFVLREMPGAQGGYVASFSAVDGSGEEGAVYLWRVEELHAALGEQDTALARRHWRMLDVATFGDRYLPRRGEAASAIADALKQPQTVIEHRLGDIRTRLLAVRAQRPLPVDGKELAGWNGLMLATLSQAALRWQDPTLRRAAAGLRNFLRNRLWDGGELRRALDDKGRPFGDASLADYAYVAYGMSHYATLSGDPTDRTLVAALVNLAWQRYSGPAGWRLDDEPLIPGMGEESALAEGALPSPSAMLVRLALHSDDPALVAKGRAAAEQARAGVQNEPFWYAGHISALLESSTRAE; from the coding sequence ATGCCGAGGTGGCTGCTGTTGCTGATCAGCCTGTACGCAGGGCAGGTGGCAGCGCTGGAGAACCAGCTGGCCGGACACCCGTCGCCTTACCTTGCGATGCATGGTGCAGATCCGGTGGCCTGGCAGGATTGGGGGCCGGCTGTTGTCGAGCGCGCACGCAAGGAGGACAAGCTGCTGTTCGTCTCCAGCGGCTACTTCTCTTGTCACTGGTGCCATGTGATGCAGCGCGAGAGCTATCGTGATCCCGCGATCGCGACACTGCTCAACACCCATTTCATTCCGGTCAAGCTGGACCGCGAACTGCATACCGCACTGGACACGCACCTGATCGACTTTCTCGAACGTACCCAGGGCCAGGCGGGCTGGCCGCTGAACGTCTTCCTGACCCCTGAGGGTTACCCTTTGATCGGTGCGACCTACCTGCCGGCCGCTCAGTTCCGCGAGTTGCTCGATCGCCTGCAGCGCGCCTGGCGGGACGAGCGCGGCAAGTTGCGCAAGCTCGCGCGTCGCACCTCCTTGCAGATCGCGTTGGAGAACATTTCGCAACAAGGCGAGTCGCTGCCCGAGTCCGCTCTGCGGCAGGGCCTGTTCGCGCAGGCAATGGGTCTGGCAGACGTGCTCGGCGGCGGTTTCGGTGAGCAGAACAAGTTTCCCATGACGCCGCAGCTGATGGCATTGTTGGAGTTGCAGCAGAGCGCGCCGCGGGCCGAGCTTGCCGAGTTCCTGATGCTGACCCTCGACCGCATGGCGGACGAGGGTCTGCGCGATCATCTCGCCGGCGGCTTCTTTCGCTACACCGTGGACCCCTCGTGGGACACCCCGCACTTCGAGAAGATGCTCTACAGCCAGGCGATGATGGCCGAGCTCTACCTGCGCGCTGCCGACGTATTCGGCCGCGAGGATTACGCGCGGATCGCGCGCGACACGCTCGACTTCGTGTTGCGCGAGATGCCGGGTGCCCAGGGCGGTTACGTGGCGAGCTTCTCGGCGGTCGATGGCTCAGGGGAAGAGGGCGCCGTGTATCTTTGGCGCGTCGAGGAACTGCATGCGGCGCTGGGTGAGCAGGACACCGCGTTGGCGCGGCGTCATTGGCGGATGTTGGACGTCGCGACGTTCGGCGACCGTTATCTGCCGCGACGTGGCGAGGCCGCGTCGGCGATCGCAGATGCGCTGAAGCAACCGCAGACGGTGATCGAACACCGCTTGGGCGATATCCGTACACGCTTGCTCGCCGTGCGCGCGCAACGCCCGCTGCCGGTCGATGGCAAGGAACTGGCGGGCTGGAACGGCCTGATGCTGGCCACGCTGTCGCAGGCCGCATTGCGCTGGCAGGACCCGACACTGCGTCGCGCGGCGGCCGGTCTGCGGAACTTCCTGCGCAACCGCCTGTGGGACGGCGGGGAACTTCGGCGCGCACTCGATGACAAGGGGCGGCCGTTCGGTGATGCGTCGCTCGCCGACTATGCCTACGTCGCCTACGGCATGTCGCATTACGCAACCTTGAGCGGTGATCCGACCGACCGCACGCTGGTTGCGGCACTGGTCAACCTCGCGTGGCAGCGCTATTCGGGGCCGGCCGGTTGGCGGCTGGACGACGAACCGCTGATTCCCGGCATGGGCGAGGAATCGGCACTGGCCGAAGGCGCGCTGCCGTCGCCCTCGGCGATGCTGGTGCGCCTGGCATTGCACAGCGATGACCCGGCACTGGTGGCGAAAGGTAGAGCGGCGGCGGAACAGGCGCGTGCGGGCGTTCAAAACGAGCCGTTCTGGTATGCCGGCCACATCTCGGCATTGCTGGAATCGTCCACGCGGGCCGAATGA
- a CDS encoding methionine adenosyltransferase, whose amino-acid sequence MTSDYLFTSESVSDGHPDKLADRISDTVLDRCLELDPHAKVACETLLADDFVVVAGEFRLGPPGAFATLRGELDGIVRRLLHDTGYRADFPGIDPTGCEVQLRVHGQSEQIAKGVERADGVLGAGDQGLMFGYACDETEELMPLPIQLAHRLMQRQHALRHAGELPWLRPDAKAQVTVRYSGDRPVEVDTVVISTQLQGELSDAAIERAVIGELIESVVPAGLRSSRTRYLVNPAGRFEVGGPHGDTGLTGRKIVVDTYGGSCPHGGGAFSGKDPTKVDRSAAYAARWVAKNVVAAGLARRVSVQLAYAIGRPDPVSIRLDTQGTHSLPEHRIAQAVRAIFDLTPAGIIRDLDLRRPIYAKTAAFGHFGREQPEFTWEHTDRAAELRRAADAG is encoded by the coding sequence ATGACCTCCGACTATCTGTTCACCTCGGAGTCGGTGTCCGATGGTCACCCGGACAAACTCGCCGACAGGATCTCCGACACCGTACTCGATCGCTGTCTGGAACTGGACCCGCATGCGAAGGTGGCGTGCGAGACCCTCCTGGCTGACGACTTCGTCGTCGTGGCCGGCGAGTTCCGACTTGGCCCGCCCGGGGCATTCGCGACGCTGCGCGGCGAACTCGACGGCATCGTTCGTCGCCTGCTGCACGACACCGGTTACCGCGCCGACTTCCCTGGCATCGACCCGACGGGCTGCGAGGTGCAGTTGCGTGTGCATGGTCAATCGGAGCAGATTGCCAAAGGCGTCGAGCGCGCCGACGGCGTGCTCGGCGCCGGGGACCAGGGGCTGATGTTCGGCTATGCATGCGATGAGACCGAGGAGCTGATGCCACTGCCGATCCAGCTCGCCCATCGGTTGATGCAGCGCCAGCATGCATTGCGCCACGCCGGGGAATTGCCGTGGCTGCGCCCGGACGCCAAGGCCCAGGTAACGGTGCGCTACTCCGGAGACCGGCCGGTCGAGGTCGATACCGTGGTCATCTCGACCCAGCTGCAGGGCGAACTGTCCGACGCGGCGATAGAACGCGCGGTGATCGGGGAACTGATCGAATCGGTGGTACCCGCTGGCCTGCGTAGTTCGCGAACGCGCTACCTGGTCAACCCTGCCGGACGTTTCGAGGTCGGCGGGCCCCACGGCGACACCGGCCTGACCGGACGTAAGATCGTCGTCGATACCTATGGCGGCAGCTGCCCGCACGGTGGTGGGGCCTTCTCCGGCAAGGACCCGACCAAGGTCGACCGCTCGGCCGCCTATGCGGCCCGTTGGGTGGCAAAGAATGTCGTCGCCGCGGGGCTCGCGCGGCGCGTCAGCGTGCAGCTCGCGTACGCGATAGGCCGACCCGACCCGGTGTCGATCCGGCTCGACACCCAGGGCACGCACAGCCTGCCCGAGCACCGGATCGCACAGGCGGTACGCGCGATATTCGATCTCACGCCGGCGGGCATCATCCGCGACCTCGACCTGCGCCGGCCGATCTATGCGAAGACCGCGGCGTTCGGCCACTTTGGTCGCGAACAACCCGAGTTCACCTGGGAGCATACCGATCGCGCTGCGGAGCTGCGCCGGGCGGCCGACGCCGGTTGA
- the tatB gene encoding twin-arginine translocase subunit TatB, translated as MFDVGFLELLVVGVVALLVIGPERLPKVARTAGMWVGRGRRFINSVKQDIDREIKADELREIIDKQKRSNPMHEIVEDTKKDFAQIKSDAESAVGVKPRSETADDKHE; from the coding sequence ATGTTCGACGTCGGGTTCCTCGAGTTGTTGGTGGTCGGCGTGGTTGCCCTGCTGGTCATCGGTCCTGAACGCCTGCCGAAGGTGGCGCGTACCGCCGGCATGTGGGTCGGCCGCGGACGGCGCTTCATCAATTCGGTCAAACAGGATATCGACCGTGAAATCAAGGCTGACGAACTGCGCGAAATCATCGACAAGCAGAAGCGCAGTAACCCGATGCACGAGATCGTCGAAGATACCAAAAAGGATTTCGCCCAGATCAAATCCGATGCCGAGTCTGCGGTGGGTGTGAAACCCCGGTCCGAAACCGCTGACGACAAACATGAGTGA